One genomic segment of uncultured Ilyobacter sp. includes these proteins:
- the nadA gene encoding quinolinate synthase NadA: MIEKIKKLKKDKNVIILAHYYQRGDVQDIADYVGDSFYLAQVGKESDADVIVFCGVRFMAESAKILSPEKTVLFPCYTEAPCCMEYMATPEEILQYKDKHPDVKVVTYVNSSSAVKTVSDVCCTSSSVENIINNLDAENILFVPDKNLASYVQEQVPHKKIIPWDGCCNIHDAVKISDLEKALIENGRDLIITAHPECRKDVRNMAHYVGSTSGILSYIKKSSNKRFLVVTEKGIYHQLRKDNPEKEFFFLPMLCMAMKKIFPETILESLETMTGEIVLDDKTVNEAAKALNNMLLFSRPRGE, encoded by the coding sequence ATGATAGAAAAGATAAAAAAATTGAAAAAAGATAAAAATGTGATCATTCTTGCACACTATTATCAAAGAGGGGATGTACAGGATATCGCCGATTATGTAGGGGACTCTTTTTATCTGGCTCAGGTGGGAAAAGAATCAGATGCAGATGTAATTGTGTTTTGTGGAGTCCGTTTCATGGCTGAAAGTGCAAAAATTCTTTCACCGGAAAAAACCGTGCTGTTTCCATGTTACACAGAAGCTCCATGCTGCATGGAATATATGGCAACTCCTGAAGAGATACTGCAATACAAGGACAAGCATCCTGATGTAAAAGTAGTGACATATGTAAACTCTTCTAGTGCTGTAAAGACCGTCTCTGACGTATGCTGTACGTCATCTAGTGTAGAAAATATAATAAATAACCTGGATGCAGAGAATATATTGTTTGTCCCTGATAAAAATCTGGCTAGTTATGTCCAGGAACAAGTTCCTCACAAAAAAATAATCCCCTGGGATGGATGCTGTAATATCCACGATGCAGTAAAAATATCAGATCTAGAAAAAGCTCTAATTGAAAACGGAAGAGACCTCATCATAACAGCCCATCCAGAATGTAGAAAAGATGTTAGGAACATGGCTCATTATGTAGGAAGTACCAGCGGAATACTCTCTTATATTAAAAAAAGCAGTAACAAAAGGTTTCTGGTGGTAACTGAAAAGGGTATCTATCATCAACTAAGAAAAGACAATCCCGAGAAAGAATTCTTTTTTCTTCCAATGCTTTGCATGGCTATGAAAAAGATATTTCCTGAGACAATTTTAGAGTCTCTAGAAACAATGACTGGAGAGATTGTATTAGATGATAAAACAGTAAATGAGGCCGCAAAGGCACTTAATAACATGCTTTTATTTTCAAGACCGAGAGGTGAGTAA
- a CDS encoding carbon starvation CstA family protein: MITFLIALATLIGGYFIYGKVVENAFGIDENNATPATKLADGVDYVELDWKKAFLIQFLNIAGLGPIFGAVAGALWGPAAFLWIVFGCIFAGSVHDYLAGMLSLRHDGATIAEIVGKYLGTSAKNVMRVFSVVLLILVGVVFVVGPAGILTSIVPGVGKMTWVALIIIYYIIATILPVDKLIGKIYPIFGASLIIMGLGIAIGLFVKGYQIPELTLQNLNPKGTPFYPFLFITIACGAISGFHATQSPLMARCIKNEKEGKRVFFGSMIAEGIIALIWAAAAMTFFGGTEGLAGAGSAGVVVNTISNSMLGKVGGALALLGVVACPITSGDTAFRSARLAIADATNFKQGPIKNRFLIAIPLFAVGIALCFMDFGIIWRYFAWSNQTLATIVLWAGAVYLAQRGKNFWIAAVPGTFMTAVVTTYIIIAPEGLKLPTTIGYPVGIGFAVASLALFLKNRKVQPVGEVA; the protein is encoded by the coding sequence ATGATAACTTTTTTAATTGCCCTGGCAACTCTGATTGGTGGTTATTTTATCTATGGAAAGGTAGTTGAAAATGCTTTCGGAATTGACGAAAATAATGCTACTCCTGCGACGAAACTAGCCGATGGTGTTGACTATGTTGAGCTTGACTGGAAAAAAGCTTTCCTTATACAGTTTCTAAATATCGCTGGATTAGGACCTATATTTGGTGCGGTGGCAGGAGCTCTTTGGGGACCAGCTGCATTTCTCTGGATTGTATTTGGATGTATTTTTGCAGGGTCGGTGCATGACTATCTAGCTGGGATGCTTTCTCTTAGACATGACGGAGCTACGATAGCTGAGATAGTAGGTAAGTATCTTGGTACTAGTGCAAAAAATGTAATGAGAGTATTCTCTGTTGTTTTACTTATATTGGTGGGAGTGGTTTTTGTAGTAGGGCCTGCAGGAATATTGACAAGCATTGTACCTGGAGTGGGTAAAATGACTTGGGTTGCACTCATTATAATTTACTATATAATCGCAACTATACTTCCAGTTGATAAATTAATCGGTAAGATTTATCCAATATTTGGTGCCTCTCTTATTATTATGGGATTAGGTATAGCCATTGGATTATTTGTAAAAGGGTATCAAATTCCTGAATTAACACTACAAAATTTAAATCCAAAAGGAACACCTTTTTACCCGTTTTTATTCATAACAATTGCATGTGGAGCTATATCTGGGTTCCATGCTACACAGTCTCCATTGATGGCTAGATGTATAAAAAATGAAAAAGAAGGTAAAAGAGTATTCTTTGGTTCTATGATAGCTGAAGGTATCATAGCTCTTATTTGGGCAGCAGCTGCCATGACTTTCTTCGGAGGAACTGAGGGGCTTGCAGGAGCAGGATCAGCAGGAGTGGTTGTGAATACGATATCTAACTCTATGCTTGGAAAAGTCGGTGGAGCCTTAGCACTTTTAGGAGTAGTAGCTTGCCCGATAACATCTGGAGATACAGCATTCAGAAGTGCTAGACTTGCAATAGCAGATGCTACAAACTTCAAACAGGGGCCTATAAAAAATAGATTCCTTATAGCTATTCCTTTATTTGCAGTTGGAATTGCACTTTGCTTCATGGATTTTGGAATTATCTGGAGATACTTTGCATGGTCAAATCAGACACTTGCAACTATAGTTTTATGGGCCGGGGCTGTTTATTTAGCACAGAGAGGAAAGAACTTCTGGATAGCGGCAGTGCCTGGTACATTTATGACTGCAGTTGTTACAACATATATAATAATTGCACCTGAAGGTTTAAAATTACCTACTACAATTGGGTATCCAGTAGGGATAGGATTTGCAGTGGCTTCACTAGCTCTTTTCCTAAAAAATAGAAAAGTTCAGCCAGTTGGAGAAGTCGCTTAA
- the corA gene encoding magnesium/cobalt transporter CorA: MGKGSKKKIKKVGVPPGTLLYTGDKTVEKINIEYFVYDEKECQVLNYNTSDINKLNAVDNKVVWINIFGLTDVGFIEKIGEKFKIHSLILEDILHTSQRPKMEEGEDYLFMVLKMIGAPNGGKRIEEEQVSLILKEGLVISFQEHIGDVFDIIRDRILSSKGKLRKKGTDYLFYSLLDTMVDNYFLILEEYDNRLEELNTDVLERPKPDLLDNLQKIRNGLNSMKRDLWPLRDAVGKLEKYESAMISNNTKLYIRDLYDHTLQIIDLMEGLRDSLGNIFELYMTSISNKMNEIMKTLTIIATIFIPLTFIAGIYGMNFEYMPELKFKMGYPILIIFMVFIFVGLIAFFRKKKWL, from the coding sequence ATGGGAAAAGGATCTAAGAAGAAGATTAAAAAGGTTGGAGTGCCACCGGGAACCCTTCTTTATACCGGGGATAAAACTGTTGAAAAAATTAATATAGAATACTTTGTTTACGATGAAAAAGAATGCCAGGTTTTAAACTACAATACTTCAGACATTAATAAGCTAAATGCAGTAGATAATAAAGTAGTTTGGATAAATATTTTTGGATTGACAGACGTAGGGTTTATAGAAAAAATTGGAGAAAAATTTAAGATCCATTCACTTATTTTGGAAGATATTCTTCATACTTCCCAAAGGCCCAAGATGGAAGAAGGGGAAGATTATCTTTTCATGGTTTTGAAAATGATAGGAGCTCCAAATGGCGGCAAAAGAATAGAGGAGGAGCAGGTGAGTCTTATTCTGAAGGAGGGGCTTGTTATCTCATTTCAAGAGCATATAGGAGATGTCTTTGATATAATAAGAGACAGGATCTTGAGTTCTAAGGGTAAGCTCAGAAAAAAGGGGACAGATTACCTTTTCTACTCTTTACTGGACACGATGGTAGATAATTATTTCTTGATTTTAGAGGAATATGATAACAGACTCGAAGAGCTAAATACTGATGTCCTTGAGAGGCCAAAACCTGATCTATTAGATAATCTACAAAAGATAAGGAATGGTCTGAATAGCATGAAAAGAGACCTGTGGCCTTTGAGAGACGCCGTGGGTAAACTTGAAAAATATGAATCTGCAATGATTAGTAACAATACAAAGCTTTATATCCGAGATCTTTATGACCATACACTCCAGATAATAGATTTGATGGAGGGACTGAGGGATTCTCTAGGGAATATTTTTGAGCTCTACATGACAAGTATAAGCAACAAGATGAATGAAATTATGAAAACCCTCACTATCATTGCTACCATTTTTATACCTCTTACTTTTATTGCGGGCATTTACGGTATGAATTTTGAGTATATGCCTGAACTTAAGTTTAAAATGGGATATCCTATTTTGATAATTTTTATGGTCTTTATTTTTGTCGGTCTCATTGCTTTTTTTAGAAAGAAAAAATGGCTTTAA
- a CDS encoding Mth938-like domain-containing protein → MKNNLHFISPKILSFSWGSMEVEGYGVGKDFKLYPGGARSWDWSETGTEHSPGIQPEDIMELIEKECEVIVLSRGVYSGLGVMDSTIRLLEKNKIQYHILDTKRAVEVYNELVNENFRIGGLFHSTC, encoded by the coding sequence ATGAAAAATAACCTGCATTTTATCTCACCTAAAATACTAAGCTTTTCATGGGGATCTATGGAAGTAGAGGGATACGGAGTGGGAAAGGATTTCAAGCTTTATCCAGGCGGTGCAAGGTCATGGGATTGGTCTGAAACAGGTACAGAACACTCTCCAGGGATACAGCCGGAGGATATAATGGAGCTCATTGAGAAGGAGTGCGAAGTTATTGTTCTGTCTAGAGGTGTTTATTCGGGCTTAGGGGTGATGGATTCTACCATAAGGCTCTTGGAAAAGAATAAAATCCAGTACCATATCTTGGATACAAAGAGGGCCGTGGAAGTTTATAATGAGTTAGTCAATGAAAACTTTCGTATAGGGGGGCTTTTTCACTCTACTTGTTAA
- the sixA gene encoding phosphohistidine phosphatase SixA translates to MAIYLARHGDAVSAEKNLKRPLSLEGISEVEKMSLLLETMGLKVDKVIHSGKKRAEESAEIFSKKICDGKISKSKGLDPNDDIKDFWKKFESEDNIMYVGHLPFMERLASFILTGDENGALLKIKTGGVVCLERSDDRWHIKWMFSPDL, encoded by the coding sequence ATGGCCATATATTTAGCAAGACATGGAGACGCAGTCTCGGCAGAAAAAAACCTCAAAAGGCCTCTTTCTTTAGAAGGAATATCTGAGGTGGAAAAGATGTCACTTTTACTGGAAACTATGGGCTTAAAAGTAGATAAAGTGATACATAGCGGCAAGAAAAGAGCTGAAGAGTCTGCAGAAATATTTTCTAAAAAAATCTGTGATGGTAAAATATCAAAATCAAAAGGCTTAGACCCCAATGACGATATAAAAGATTTTTGGAAAAAATTTGAAAGTGAGGATAACATAATGTACGTGGGGCACCTGCCATTTATGGAGAGACTTGCTTCTTTCATTCTCACCGGAGATGAGAACGGAGCTTTGTTAAAGATAAAAACTGGAGGAGTAGTGTGTTTAGAAAGATCAGATGACAGATGGCATATAAAATGGATGTTTTCTCCAGACCTCTAA
- a CDS encoding VanZ family protein, which produces MIALKKYFFVFISILIMVLIFKLSSENAGISSRRSGLILELVQKIFSDFLEESLSHIIRKFAHFTLYFLLGCSLQLSFDDNSQSQRNKFMVFIIIFLYACSDELHQAFIPGRSSEFLDVMIDSAGGLTSIAMLTFFRKIFKNI; this is translated from the coding sequence GTGATAGCCTTGAAAAAATATTTTTTTGTGTTCATATCTATTTTAATTATGGTTCTTATTTTTAAGCTTTCTAGCGAAAATGCAGGCATATCCTCTAGACGTTCCGGCCTGATACTAGAACTCGTACAAAAAATTTTTTCAGACTTTCTAGAAGAATCACTTTCACATATAATTAGAAAGTTTGCTCATTTCACATTATATTTTCTCTTAGGATGCTCACTCCAGCTCTCCTTTGATGACAATTCCCAAAGTCAACGCAACAAGTTTATGGTTTTTATTATTATTTTCCTCTACGCCTGCTCAGACGAACTTCACCAGGCTTTTATTCCAGGCAGAAGTTCTGAATTCTTGGATGTAATGATAGACAGCGCTGGAGGATTGACGTCAATTGCTATGCTGACATTCTTCAGAAAAATATTTAAAAATATCTAA
- a CDS encoding HAD family hydrolase, protein MKILSFDLDGTLLTDDKKISERTLKALLRCKEDGKVIAFNSGRPTQFIYSVLPKAFHEDIVISSNGALVYKNKKLIHENPIDKSTVWDIIQMVETVFKDIFFVVEQDDRSLTKCQDREYNEQMFCQYHDFTEESITDSPKILLKTGDLDYFDLNILNMLIPESCRLIFTDNMEFAQVVHADTDKLYGVKKILEIEKIDLEELVAFGDDLNDLEILSWAGYSVAMGNAVEEIKNVSKYIADTNERDGVAKFIEEYVLKKIEAA, encoded by the coding sequence ATGAAAATTTTGTCTTTTGATCTTGATGGTACTCTTTTGACAGATGATAAAAAAATATCCGAAAGAACCTTAAAGGCGCTTTTGCGATGTAAGGAAGACGGGAAAGTAATTGCTTTCAACAGCGGACGTCCTACTCAGTTTATATATAGTGTTCTGCCAAAGGCTTTTCATGAGGACATTGTGATCTCTTCAAACGGGGCTTTGGTATATAAAAACAAAAAACTTATCCACGAAAATCCAATAGACAAGAGTACAGTATGGGATATAATACAGATGGTGGAAACTGTTTTTAAAGATATATTTTTTGTAGTAGAGCAAGATGATAGAAGCCTTACAAAATGTCAAGATAGAGAGTATAATGAGCAGATGTTCTGTCAATATCATGATTTCACTGAGGAGAGTATAACAGATTCTCCAAAAATACTTTTGAAGACTGGTGATTTAGACTACTTTGATCTAAATATTTTAAATATGCTTATTCCTGAATCATGTAGATTGATATTTACAGACAACATGGAATTTGCTCAGGTTGTACACGCAGATACCGATAAGCTTTACGGAGTAAAAAAAATATTAGAAATAGAAAAAATAGATCTTGAAGAATTGGTAGCTTTCGGAGATGACCTCAATGACTTGGAGATACTGAGTTGGGCAGGATATAGCGTAGCTATGGGAAATGCTGTGGAAGAGATAAAAAATGTATCAAAATATATTGCAGACACAAATGAAAGAGATGGAGTAGCAAAATTTATAGAGGAATATGTACTCAAAAAGATAGAAGCGGCCTAA
- a CDS encoding YchJ family protein, translating into MTVCPCKSGKKYEECCKKYIKGTLLPPTAELLMRSRYTAYTIGDIDYILETHDPETVSDISRDTVLAWSESSKWQGLEIVNIKSGKVRDKKGIVEFKVYYTVEEKNQVHHERSQFIKTKGRWYYHGWAK; encoded by the coding sequence ATGACAGTGTGTCCCTGTAAAAGCGGTAAAAAATATGAAGAATGCTGCAAAAAATATATAAAAGGAACTCTCCTGCCGCCTACGGCTGAGCTCCTAATGAGATCTAGATATACGGCTTACACCATTGGCGATATCGATTATATCCTAGAAACCCACGACCCGGAAACTGTATCAGACATTAGTAGAGATACAGTGCTCGCCTGGTCAGAATCATCTAAATGGCAAGGACTTGAGATAGTTAATATAAAGTCAGGAAAGGTTAGGGACAAAAAAGGTATTGTAGAATTTAAAGTATATTATACTGTTGAAGAAAAAAATCAAGTTCACCATGAGAGAAGCCAGTTCATAAAAACAAAAGGCAGATGGTATTACCATGGTTGGGCAAAATAA
- a CDS encoding hemolysin III family protein: MKIVNKFSREEEIVNAISHGLGIPLSITALVFLSLKGVSADTGLSAAGFIIFGISLFIMYTMSTLYHSLKPGKAKRVFERLDHCSIYILIAGTYTPFCFTLLKGKEGWILFGIQWGLALVGIVFKSIWIDRWVAMATVVYAVMGWSIIFVIKVLLASIAHAGFILLLTGGILYTLGIIFFALPLFKYHHGVWHFFVLGGSITHFFCIYFYL, encoded by the coding sequence ATGAAGATTGTAAATAAATTTTCAAGAGAAGAGGAGATCGTAAATGCAATATCTCATGGTCTAGGGATACCTCTTTCCATAACAGCTTTAGTATTTCTATCTTTGAAGGGAGTGAGTGCTGACACTGGCCTCAGTGCAGCTGGATTTATAATCTTTGGTATTTCACTCTTTATTATGTACACAATGTCTACCTTGTACCACTCTTTGAAGCCAGGTAAGGCAAAAAGAGTTTTTGAGCGTCTCGATCACTGTTCTATATATATTTTGATAGCTGGAACTTATACTCCATTTTGTTTTACTCTCTTAAAGGGGAAGGAGGGGTGGATTCTTTTTGGAATTCAGTGGGGACTGGCTCTTGTAGGGATTGTATTCAAATCCATTTGGATAGACCGATGGGTAGCTATGGCTACTGTTGTGTATGCTGTTATGGGGTGGTCTATAATATTTGTAATTAAGGTACTTCTTGCCTCTATAGCTCACGCAGGCTTTATACTTCTCCTTACAGGGGGAATTCTCTATACCTTAGGCATAATATTTTTTGCTCTCCCATTATTTAAATATCACCATGGTGTATGGCATTTCTTTGTACTAGGAGGGAGTATAACACATTTTTTCTGTATATATTTTTATCTGTGA
- the raiA gene encoding ribosome-associated translation inhibitor RaiA has product MKINIRGRHLEVTDAIKNFTEEKVQKLEKYFDHIDEVEVVLSGHMHNEFEAEAIAKVKNHSYIVKTKDKDLYNAISESKSKLKDILVNEKHKIIDSKRVPLT; this is encoded by the coding sequence ATGAAGATTAACATAAGAGGAAGACACCTGGAAGTAACAGATGCTATCAAAAATTTTACTGAGGAAAAGGTTCAGAAACTGGAAAAATATTTTGACCACATAGATGAGGTCGAAGTGGTTCTTTCTGGGCATATGCATAATGAGTTTGAAGCTGAAGCTATTGCGAAGGTAAAAAACCACAGCTACATAGTCAAAACTAAAGACAAAGACCTTTATAATGCTATCAGCGAGTCTAAAAGTAAACTGAAAGATATCCTGGTAAATGAAAAGCACAAAATAATAGATTCTAAAAGAGTACCTTTAACATAG
- a CDS encoding ATP-binding protein: MKKIDFSIIIIFLFIGVFLKTFSLLEDSLNPEDIAYMQKKETVKFAYIQRSSSGKSYSDVYNEEIIKTFSRKTGMKTVVIRGNLDKIKNTKDIDIIIDQPQPTNIYSETPSISALQYTFYKLKDGKEEEGELLKNKRIGVLQNDCSPVSRLQKIANHIEFVSVENIEDGFFLLREKKIDLFFSLRDDMYMRLPEQKIFERVSLDKNSYLEKKFSVKSGNGNLKRITNAFIKTYNHLEKKEDSEKSSSKLLWNLIAISPEEKRYLMEKSSIKIGGFFKGFAPIMYFDSSKKLNGAVLEYINMFKYGAGINISIVPQFIDKHKSLEEYGKELNIDLFVVASRELMHEKLVLTSPYYYYTLGIFGLEQAGDNFFRDLDELSEKKIGVIHQKSFLPTLGVDTDFKIESAENLDELYKMLKSRKIDYFLYDYNLMSNSRNKKGMSNLKLYGILDKDFSLSFATFKEDIILRNIMDKILKFTDTEEIFSKWGFRSQEDPKETPYRQWMIIFGIVLLVLVPYLMILRNEIGKRKKAEIKLLETKRELENALNIKTAFLANVSHELKTPLTAVMGFTKLLLKRENDQKKRQLLENIQVAGDTLVTFIDNILDLSKLEAGKVELKYIRINLRNMINNIERICNGLNKGRSVFFIMNVTENVPKYFMGDEVRLTEVILNLVNNSFKFTKSGKVEVKFDSYDDKLFITITDTGMGIPEDKINSIFERYHQLDLNENIEKKGFGLGLTIVKEIVDMMEGEIEVESEYKEWTTFKIAIPITKKLQLVGSIRGKSN, translated from the coding sequence TTGAAAAAAATAGACTTCAGCATAATAATTATATTTTTATTCATTGGAGTTTTTTTAAAAACTTTCTCCCTTTTAGAGGATTCCCTAAACCCGGAAGATATAGCATATATGCAAAAAAAAGAAACTGTAAAATTTGCATATATCCAGAGAAGTTCAAGCGGGAAAAGCTATAGTGATGTATACAATGAGGAGATAATAAAAACTTTTAGCAGAAAAACAGGTATGAAAACAGTTGTAATCAGAGGAAATCTTGATAAAATAAAAAATACGAAGGATATAGATATAATAATTGATCAGCCACAGCCCACAAACATATATTCAGAGACTCCGTCTATAAGTGCCCTACAATACACTTTCTACAAGTTAAAGGATGGTAAGGAGGAAGAAGGGGAACTTTTAAAAAATAAAAGGATCGGAGTGCTCCAAAATGACTGCTCCCCGGTGAGCAGACTTCAAAAGATTGCAAACCATATAGAGTTTGTTTCAGTAGAAAATATAGAGGACGGATTTTTTCTTCTCAGAGAGAAAAAAATCGATCTATTTTTTTCCTTAAGGGATGACATGTATATGAGACTCCCTGAGCAAAAAATATTCGAAAGAGTCAGTCTAGACAAAAATTCATATCTGGAAAAAAAATTTAGCGTGAAATCTGGGAACGGAAATTTAAAGAGAATAACCAATGCTTTTATAAAGACCTATAATCATCTGGAAAAAAAAGAAGACAGTGAAAAGAGTTCCTCTAAACTTCTATGGAACCTTATTGCAATATCTCCAGAGGAAAAAAGATACCTCATGGAAAAGAGCAGTATCAAGATTGGAGGCTTTTTTAAAGGCTTCGCTCCCATTATGTATTTTGATTCTTCTAAAAAATTGAACGGTGCGGTACTAGAATATATAAATATGTTTAAATATGGTGCCGGTATAAACATATCTATTGTTCCACAGTTTATAGATAAACACAAATCTTTGGAAGAGTACGGAAAAGAGTTGAATATTGATCTTTTTGTGGTAGCTTCAAGAGAATTAATGCACGAAAAACTTGTTTTGACTAGCCCATATTATTATTATACTCTTGGTATTTTTGGCTTAGAACAAGCTGGAGATAATTTCTTCAGGGACTTGGATGAATTATCAGAGAAAAAAATAGGTGTTATACACCAAAAATCATTTCTTCCAACACTGGGCGTAGATACAGATTTTAAAATAGAATCTGCAGAAAATCTTGATGAATTATATAAAATGCTAAAATCTAGAAAAATAGATTATTTTCTCTATGATTACAATTTAATGAGTAACTCTAGAAACAAAAAAGGGATGAGCAACCTAAAACTCTACGGAATATTAGACAAAGATTTTTCTCTTTCATTTGCTACATTTAAAGAGGATATAATTTTAAGAAATATCATGGATAAAATTTTAAAGTTTACAGACACTGAGGAAATATTTTCAAAATGGGGATTCAGATCTCAGGAAGACCCTAAGGAAACACCTTACAGACAATGGATGATAATCTTTGGAATTGTTTTACTGGTTCTAGTGCCCTATCTTATGATTTTAAGAAATGAAATTGGGAAAAGAAAAAAGGCGGAAATAAAACTTTTGGAAACAAAAAGAGAACTGGAAAATGCCTTAAATATAAAAACTGCCTTTTTGGCAAATGTCAGCCATGAGCTGAAAACTCCATTGACTGCAGTCATGGGATTCACAAAACTCCTGCTGAAAAGAGAAAATGATCAGAAAAAACGACAGCTACTGGAAAATATCCAAGTGGCAGGAGACACCCTTGTTACTTTCATAGACAACATCCTTGACCTTTCCAAACTAGAGGCTGGGAAGGTAGAACTCAAATATATAAGGATCAACCTTAGAAACATGATAAACAACATAGAAAGAATATGCAATGGGCTGAATAAAGGAAGAAGTGTTTTTTTTATCATGAATGTAACAGAAAATGTGCCGAAATATTTTATGGGTGATGAAGTCAGACTGACAGAGGTTATTCTAAATCTTGTAAATAACTCCTTTAAGTTTACCAAATCTGGGAAAGTAGAAGTAAAGTTTGACAGTTATGATGATAAGCTCTTTATAACCATAACAGATACAGGTATGGGGATTCCCGAAGACAAAATAAATTCTATCTTTGAGAGATACCATCAGCTGGACCTAAATGAAAATATAGAGAAAAAAGGTTTTGGACTGGGGCTTACAATCGTAAAAGAGATAGTAGACATGATGGAAGGCGAAATAGAGGTAGAAAGTGAGTATAAGGAATGGACAACATTCAAGATAGCTATACCAATCACGAAAAAACTGCAATTGGTAGGAAGCATCAGAGGAAAATCAAATTAA
- a CDS encoding tRNA1(Val) (adenine(37)-N6)-methyltransferase, which translates to MKIIQRADYFNFSLDSVLVSEFLTINRGVNKILDLGTGNGSIPMLISSRSKAHIIGVEIQEVSADLAKRNIELNKLENQVDIVQDDLKNWKEHFRVGSQDAVISNPPFFKFNGNKELLNNLDQLTYARHEITANLEDIISTASGLLKDRGYFALVHRPDRMIEILDLMRKYEISPKRLQFCHSKLGKPAKTILLEGIKYGKEGISILPPLYTHTEDGSYSPEVLEMFK; encoded by the coding sequence ATGAAGATAATTCAAAGAGCAGACTATTTTAATTTTTCATTGGACTCGGTGCTGGTTTCTGAATTTCTGACAATAAACCGTGGAGTTAATAAAATACTTGATCTGGGAACTGGGAACGGATCCATACCAATGCTGATCTCTAGTCGGTCAAAGGCTCATATAATAGGAGTCGAGATACAGGAGGTATCTGCAGACCTTGCCAAAAGAAACATTGAATTGAATAAGCTTGAAAATCAGGTGGATATTGTACAGGATGACTTGAAAAACTGGAAAGAGCATTTCAGAGTAGGGAGTCAGGATGCGGTGATAAGTAATCCTCCTTTTTTTAAGTTCAATGGGAATAAAGAACTTTTAAATAATCTAGATCAGCTTACCTATGCTAGGCATGAGATAACAGCCAATTTAGAAGACATTATCTCTACTGCATCTGGGCTCTTAAAAGACAGAGGATATTTTGCCCTGGTTCACAGACCAGATAGGATGATTGAAATACTAGATCTTATGAGAAAGTATGAGATCTCACCCAAAAGACTCCAGTTTTGTCACTCGAAGCTTGGAAAACCTGCAAAAACAATCTTGCTCGAGGGGATCAAATACGGAAAAGAGGGAATATCTATTCTTCCGCCTCTATACACCCATACAGAAGATGGTTCTTATTCTCCTGAGGTTTTGGAGATGTTTAAATAA
- a CDS encoding SulP family inorganic anion transporter, producing MSPVFGGIPATEAIARNATNIKNWGRTPISGIIQAITLMLIILFFGKLSVAIPMATLAAILIVVSYNMSELTYFIKLFKSPKSDVSVLLPTFLLTVFIDLTVAIEIGMVLSAFLFIKRMADVTGGAFFRATDKSIESLFDINYTPEVLILKMNDVSVIDATCFSTLKHVVRKYHHKKITLILSGFKNVVINPLKNLGFLT from the coding sequence ATGTCCCCAGTATTCGGTGGAATACCCGCAACTGAAGCAATAGCTAGAAATGCTACAAATATCAAAAACTGGGGAAGAACTCCAATATCTGGAATAATCCAAGCAATAACCCTAATGCTAATCATACTGTTTTTTGGTAAACTTTCTGTCGCAATACCCATGGCTACTCTTGCAGCCATTTTGATCGTTGTATCATATAATATGAGTGAGCTCACTTATTTTATCAAGCTATTTAAAAGTCCAAAAAGTGATGTGTCAGTCCTCCTCCCAACCTTTCTTCTGACTGTATTTATCGACTTAACTGTGGCAATAGAGATAGGAATGGTTCTTTCTGCCTTTCTCTTTATTAAAAGAATGGCAGATGTCACAGGGGGAGCCTTTTTCCGAGCTACAGATAAATCTATCGAGAGTCTTTTTGATATAAACTACACACCTGAGGTTCTTATTCTAAAAATGAACGATGTCAGCGTTATAGATGCTACATGTTTTAGTACCCTAAAACATGTTGTAAGAAAATACCACCATAAGAAAATCACTTTAATCCTCTCGGGATTTAAAAATGTGGTTATAAACCCATTAAAAAATCTGGGATTTTTGACATAG